The following DNA comes from Desulforhopalus sp..
GGCAGGGGATGTTTTGCCCCTGGTGGGTGAACTGGTTTTTACGTCAGATTAAAACGGAACTTCCTCGCCCGGCAATGGTGGGTTATCACCATTATTTCCATGAGTAGCAGAAGACGAGGCAGGTTCCCTATCAAAGTTTTTACCACCAAGCATTTCCATGCTCTTGGCAATAATCTCAGTGGTGTAACGAATATTACCGTTCTCTTCCCACTTTCTGGTTTGCATTTTGCCCTCAATATAGACTTTCGAGCCTTTCTTGAGGTGATCT
Coding sequences within:
- a CDS encoding single-stranded DNA-binding protein, which codes for MMNKAMIIGNLGNDPEIRYTQKGTAVATFSIATTERWKDADGVQQEHTEWHKIVAWKGLAEICGDHLKKGSKVYIEGKMQTRKWEENGNIRYTTEIIAKSMEMLGGKNFDREPASSSATHGNNGDNPPLPGEEVPF